DNA from Fusarium verticillioides 7600 chromosome 4, whole genome shotgun sequence:
ATGTGTCGGTGATGTCACCTTCGGCCCTATGCTTGCCCataaggctgaggaggaggctgttgcCGTTGTCGAGTACATCAAGAAGGGGTATGGTCATGTCAACTATGGTGCCATTCCCTCCGTTATGTACACCCACCCTGAGGTCGCCTGGGTCGGCCAGAGCGAGCAGGACCTGAAGAACCAGAACATCCCTTACCGAGTCGGAACCTTCCCCTTCGTTGCCAACTCCCGAGCCAAGACCAACCAGGACACTGAGGGTATGGTCAAGATGCTCGCTGATCCCGAGACTGACCGCATTCTCGGCGTTCACATCATCGGCCCCAACGCTGGTGAGATGATCGCTGAGGGTACTCTGGCTCTCGAATATGGTGCTTCCAGTGAGGACATTGCCCGAACCTGCCACGCTCACCCCACACTTGCCGAGGCCTTCAAGGAGGCTGCCATGGCCACTCACGCCAAGGCCATCCACTTCTAAGCAATGCTTGAGGAACATAATGAAAAAGGTGACACAGGGTCAAGAGGAGGCATCGCCAGGATAGTGCAAACGGGATAGGACCCGGGGCATTTGGGACTCTGGGTTGTGTAAATTAGTAATAATTCTGTCTGTTCAGCATGATGCCTGGAAATCACACGGCAGGATGCGTTGCTTGCGTTCCAAGATTATTTGCACTGCGTGAAGGAAGAATACAAATTCTATGATGAATGACTTAAAGCCCATCTTTCAACTTGACCGGCCAAGCCATTGACTCTTTCTCAAAAATTGTTGTACAAACTTAGTCAGGGCAAGCTTTAGATCAAAGTATCCAAAAACTGTGTTAGAGATAGATGGGTAAGACCAGCGCTCGACTCAGATATTCAGATATTATTCACATTTTCCCGAACCTATTAGTTAGCTACTCGAGTGAGTCGAATACGAATTCGAGAATGTATGTTGAATACTTTCAACTCACACAGGGCCATCGAGTGACCTAGACCCGAACCCGTGTGCAACGGtggatatatatatatatatttacAAGGTTGTTCAAGTCGAAACGAAAGTTTCTTGTGAGGGGATACACCAGATCAGGTCATTCTCGACCAGGAACCGGCTAGGGATCTGGCCAGGGGATATGAACATAGGTCGTTGATATTCCTAAAAGCCCATTATTGTTTTCGTCTCTTTTCGTCTCTTTTCGAGTTGTAGCTGGGAGTGAAGCATCAATTGGCTTACGCTGTTGTGAATGATGGAGAATGCAAAGCATCTGAGCTCACCAATCGGTGAACACGGGGTCTTGGGAACCCGAAGAACTTTACAATAGCGGAAATCCGGATGTCAATCGTTGTCACTGATCAAAAGCAACATGGTATCGGTGATCCATGGCCTGCATAATCCCCACCAGGTTGGAGATCCTGTCGCCTGTCTGGGTAGCCTGTGTCTCGATTGGGTCGCCGCTGCCTGTAACTAATTTTGGTGCCTAGATTCAGGAACAGACACTTGCGTATGCAGCGATGGAGCCTTTTGTGACAATAATTGCTGAAATCAGGGGTCTAGGAATGTTACGAGATGGAAGCTTGTAAGTCAATCTTGAAGGCGGCCTTCCAACTGGTGGCGGGGTAAATCATTACCTGTCTATCCCCAATTCCACCTGAGCCCCTCCGTTACAGCGGAGAGATCGGGCCACTTTGTTAGAAGTGAGGTGTGCTACCACCTGCGCCGCTCCACCACTGCCGGTGCTAGCATATGGCACGCACTTCGCTGAAGGAACTGATAAGATGCGGTGAATTGAGCTGCATATGATTCGACAGCAAGCTTAAACCGGCCCCTTTTTAACTTACACATTTAAATCCTGTACTCCCCCATTCATCCCTCGCTTGGAGACACCCAGCCCTGGACTGTTCTGTCGTTTGGTGCAGCAGAGTCCTCCACGTTTTTTCTAGCGGTTTTGTTGTCAGAGGTATTCTTGCCTCTGTTTCAATCTGTACTTCACCATGGCCCATAGCGCTGTCGTTACAGGCCTGCCGCCTCTGGCAGGTGATGCGCCCGAGAAGATACCAAAACTTATGACCAGGGACGAGATTGAAGCCTTGATCGCTGAAGGCAAGCATGTTACTATATTCCATAACCAAGTCATTAAGATGGATGCTTGGATGCCCTATCACCCCGGAGGTGATAAGGCTATGCTTCACATGGTGGGCAAGGATGCTTCTGATGAAATCGATGCGTAGGCTACAAACAAATCCAGTGTCTACAAGGCCAATGCTAATCTGATGAATAGTCTACACTGTTTTGAGACACGCCAGAAAGTCCTGCGCTATCGCATCGGTCGAATCGAGGGAACTTGGGAAAACTTCCTGCCGCCTATCCAGGGAGGCGCTTACCGTACACACGAAGAGATCGAACGAGCTAACGCCCACCGGGAATCccacaaagaccaagactcGAGCGCTCCGTCAACCCGTGTCCCATCACCAGTCttcgacgaggaagaggccgCCGGAGTGAGACAACGaaagaccaacaagaaggacggAGCTCGCGCACCCTCGATATCATCTGCTTCTAGCGTAGAAGAgccagatcttgatggcatGTCGTATCTTGATACCATTACTCGCGAGCATATCagcctcgacctcgacaagtACCCTCCTCCCGACAAGGAAacacaagccaagatcgtTGCCAAATATCGCGAGCTTCACCAGAAGGTCTACGACACAGGGCTGTACAACTGCAACTACAAGGCTTATGGAATCGAATTCTTTCGATACACTGCATTGGCAGTCGGTTCAGCTTTCTGCCTCCACCACGAATGGTACGCTCTAAGCGCCTTTCTTCTGGGTGCCCTCTGGCATCAGCTCTCGTTCACAGTCCACGATGCCGGGCACATGGGCATCACCCATAGCTACCTCGTTGATTCTTGCATCGGAGCCCTGATCGCCGACTTCATGGGAGGTTTGTCAATAGGATGGTGGAAGCGCAATCACAACGTGCACCACGTTATTACCAATGCGCCGGAGCACGACCCTGATATTGAGCACATGCCTCTCTTTGCCGTCTCCCACCGTCTCCTAGGCAGCTTGAGATCAACATACTACGAGAGAGTCATGAACTATGATGCTGTGGCAAAGGTTCTGCTTAGAGTTCAGGCCTGGACTTACTACCCACTGCTTGCACTGGCTCGTTTCAACCTCTACCGACTCTCATGGGACCACCTCATCATGGGCCGAGGTCCAAAGAAAGGGCCTGGCTTGGTTATCTGGTGGCTTGAGATCATTGGACAGGTTTTCTTCTGGACCTGGTTCGGCTATGGTCTGGTATACAACCTTCTCCCTGACAACTGGACCAGATTTTACTTTGTCatgatcagcaacatcaccGCCTCGCCTCTTCATGTTCAGATTGTCTTGTCTCACTTTGCAATGAGCACAGTTGAGCTGGGACCTCAGGAGTCGTTCCCACAGAGGCAGCTCCGAACCACTATGGACATTGATTGTCCTGAGTGGCTTGACTTCTTCCATGGTGGACTTCAGTTCCAGGTTATTCACCATCTCTTCCCTCGCGTACCGCGTCATAATCTGCGCGCAACACAGAAGCTCGTCCAGGAGTTCTGTGACGAGGTCAACATCCCTTATGCGTTGTATGGGTTCGCCAACGGCAACCAGCAGGTTATTGGAAGGCTCGCAGAGGTTTCTCGACAGGCGGCGATCCTTGCTAAGTGCCAGCAGGCGATTCAGAACGGTGACCTTTCAGGCCATCACCATTAGACGAAACACGACCGACAGACTGGCATTTTGCTGTATATATTTGTGCTAGTTTCTGCTTGCGAAGTCATCAAAAGTTCTGTTTAGATTAGACCGACGGGAACTGTCATGATAGATCGTTTGCGAGGTGCAATGATGAATTTATGAATAGTTCTGTctcactttctcttctcgtcgacaaTCGTGATATTGTCTAAGACATTGAGATGTATCACTACCACAAAGTGTAATTGTTTGACTACCTGGTTTGGAAGCAAGCTCTGCTCTCTACAGGACAGTGTGTAGGCAAGTCTTGGTCTAGAAGCTCATAAAGTCCGGAATTGTGAGACTTGGGTCTGGATGATAAACAACAAGTGCCTTGCGGTAGGTGGTGATGAAGTGTGCCCTTAGCCTCGCCGAAGGAGTTCCTTTGAGGCTTTATTAACGTTGGCATTGGGCAGATGAACAACCGGGCTTGCCGTCCATCACATGGGCCTAGTGGTGGTAGTTGAGTGACGTCGATTTCTCGCACGAGGGGTCACGATGAGGGGCAAAAAGCATGAAGCCTTGAGGCGTTTGATTCGTGGACGCGTGCATATTTCATGAGAAAGACATTCCGATCGTCATGCGGGTTGATATGAATTTGCATGCTCTAGAATGGACTTGTTATTGACGCCGATGATGGTGTAGGAATTAGTAgataaatatatatattgCTTTGGGATATGATAAAGTTTGTGCAAGCCTCGTTCATGCAGGCAGCAGATAAGCAAGAGTCAATGGTTAATAGCAAGTACCTTAGGCAGGTACTCTTCTACTTTTCTATAATCAACAAACAAACGAAACTCAATCTCAAGGTTCAACAGAGTTGAAACACAAAAGTAGACGCGTCCGAATAGAAGGCGTCCGTACTCAGATCATGGGCACGGAGTACAAAGTCCTAAAAGGTGGACGTCCCCCATTGGAAAAGTCGAGACTCGTGGGGCTAACTCCTTCCCTGTCCAGGTTACCATACAGTGCGTGGATGGAAGCAAGATTCcctgctccatctcaaaCGAGCCAACCACTTTGTAACTTAATTCCTACCTACGACAACAGCTCCAAGCTTAAACCAAGctctaccttaccttacttttcTTTACCACTTCAGAGGGACTCTCGTTCGTTCTTATTCTGTCATCATTAGATAATCTGTCACCCCTACCTATCTTTCTCCACTGAGTGacccagccagccagcaagcaagcaagcaagcaagcaagcaagcaagcaagctacctacctacctatctaccTACCGCTATCTCGTCGCGCCTAGCGGACGATGTGAATGAGCTACAGCTATGGATGCCAACATCCAACGTGCCCTTAATGATAAGCTCTACGACAAACGCAAGATCGGGGCTCTGGAGTATGTCTCACTTCCCACCACAGATATCCAGTATACTCCCAGCTATTTTCTTGATAGCTCTCTGCTTTCACCTTCGCCAAGACGTCACACCTCGGTCCGATGACCTACTACCATTGCTCTCAAGCTCCACAGATGCAAATGCTGACTTTCATACCTTAGGCTTGAACGTGTAATTAGAGATCTCGTCAGTGTCAAGGACTATCAGCGAGTCCATGATATTCTGGAGCAGCTGTGTAATGACTATGCGTACGCTGTGCATCAGCCTCATGCTAGAAATGGCGGTTTAATAGGCCTCGCTGCCGCCGCTATTGCGCTTGGTCCGGTACGTTTTAATCTACGGCATCTCCCCGTCTCAATACTGGATACCTTGGCAGAAGAGATCCAGTACCTCAGTCTTCCCCAAGAGTCTACATCTAACTTACAAACCAGGAACTACCGAGATATCTCGCCAAGATTGTCCCCCCTGTCCTAGCATGTTTCACCGACCAAGATGCAAGAGTAAGGTATTATGCTTGCGAGGCCATGTACAATATAGCCAAGGTTGCAAAGGGAGAAATATTGGTGTATTTTAATAGTATCTTTGATCAGCTTTGCAAGGTATGTTCTCCCCTCCGGGCTTCATATTTGATAAGTCGACCATACTAATATGCTTGGCTTCCAGCTTGGGGCGGACTCGGAGCTGTCAGTCAAAAACGGAGCGGAACTGCTGGATCGACTCGTAAAAGATATTGTATCTGAGTCTGCTGCTTCATATGTCTCTATCCTTGAGACACCGCCGGAGTtcgatggcgatgacaaAGTGTCGCTAGGCGAGAACTCTCACTTGCCAACAGCGTTCTCCCTGCCTCGATTTATCCCACTCTTGAAAGAGCGCATTTGGGTTATTAATCCTTTCACTCGGCAGTTCCTCGTGGGATGGATCACGTTACTCGATTCTATACCCGACCTGGAGCTTGTCACGTATCTCCCGGACTTCCTTGGaggtcttctcaagttcctaTCTGACCAGAATTCGGACGTGAGGGTTGCCACACAAACCTGCTTGGATAAGTTTTTGAACGAGATCAAGCGCATTGCGCGTATAAAGAAGGGCATCTTGGAAAGCAAACGGTCTAAAGAGGGTGCCAAGCGGAAACGACAAGACTCGATCGATAGCGAATCGATAAACCCTGACTTTGAGGAAGGAGATGAGCTCGACTCAGACGCCGCactcgatgatgatgacgatagTGGAGAGGATTGGATTCCCGGACAAGATGTCGAGATAAACTACAAGGAGATTCTTCAGATACTTACTGCCACGCTCGATTCTCCGCTAGGTTTGTTATCCTTCAAGTTCCTTGGACGACGGCTGACATGGCGTAAGAGGAGGATTGTCTCCTCGAGTCACTAAGATGGGTTGTTGAATTTCTAGATATTTGCCCTGAAGAAGTCCTTCCCTTTACGCCCAAGATCCTCGCCCATATGCTTCCAGCTATGGCCAGCACCAAAGAGACCATCCATCAAGCAGCAACCCGGGTCAACACATGCCTGATGGACTATGTCGTTTCGCTCTCTGACGACTCGGAGTTGAGTCAACCGCCGCCTCCTGCTCAACCGCCTCAACACCTCTCAACCTCTCGACTGTCAGTTCCCGGAGAAAAGGGACCCGagagcaacaacagcaacagagcATCCCTATCAAGCTCCAGAGACCTCGATCTCCGCAGTCCTACGCCTGCTCAAGGCCGCTCAATATCGACTCCCGCTGATATCAGTGTTACGCAGACACAAGCTGATCTGGACTACGCCGCCGCCGTCAACTCTCtgactctcctcttcctcaacgatCACGAAGCGACCCGGGTGGCGGCCTTGACGTGGCTTATTATGCTACACAGGAAAGCTCCCCGAAAGGTCCTCGCTTTCAACGATGGCACGTTCCCAGCGTTGCTCAAGACATTATCCGATCCCTCAGACGCCGTGGTTACCAAGgatcttcaacttctctcaCAAATCTCGAGGAATACAGAGGACGACTACTTTGCAAATTTCATGGTCAATCTCTTACAACTTTTCTCAACAGATCGAAAGCTGCTTGAAACTCGAGGAAATCTCATTATTCGGCAACTGTGTTTAAGCTTGAGCCCGGAGAGGATTTACAGGACACTGGCAGACTGCAtcgagaaagaggaagacgtCGAATTCGCAAGCATAATGGTGCAGAACCTCAATAACAACCTGATTACTGCTCCACAGCTAGCAGACGTTCGAAAAAGATTACGAAACCTTGAAACAAAGGTAGGGGAACTCCTCCCAGGCTGCatttcaagacaagaataCTGACAACTTCAAGGACGGTCAAACGCTATTCGTGGCATTGTTTCGATCGTGGTGCTATAATGCTGTCGCTACCTTCTCGCTTTGCTTGCTCGCCCAAGCCTACGAGCAAGCTTATAACTTGCTACAGATCTTGTAAGCGCAGGCGTAATAGAATATGCTACTTAAACTGACATGCTTCAGCGGCGAATTGGACATGACAGTCAACATGCTCATTCAAGTAGACAAACTCGTACAGCTTATCGAGTCACCCGTCTTTACTTGTAAGCGTAGTGTCCGTCATTCACTTGTCGTACACGAACTAACAGCCCGTCCAGACTTACGACTACAACTACTGGAACCTGAGAAGTACCCATACTTATACAAGTGCATGTATGGTATCCTCATGCTTCTACCGCAGTCCTCGGCATTTGCCGCGCTGAAGAACAGACTCAATAGCGTCAGCTCTATAGGCTATCTACATGCAGCACCTCGAACGTAAGTTGAAGATTGCTTTATAGTGGGCGTGTTGGGCAAGGGTTGCTTAGCTCTGAACTCCAAGCTGCATGTACTAGCTTTTGTGGTAAGCTAACCTATGGGCAGGGCTCCTCCAGCTACAAGCAGCTCCAATTTTGACAGACCCAATCGACTCAAGAGCAGGGAAGATGGGAACATACGATGGGTTGAGCTACTGGAAAAGTTCCGAAGTGTGCAGGAACGAGCTAGACGCGCGCAGCGTCAGAACAACATGGATGGTGACGAAATACCACCAATTGGGGTCAGTGAACTCCGCATTGGCGATGGAGCGGTAGACGTCAAAGGCAAGGAGACACGGGGTGTCGGCTTGCAAACGATTCCCCAGAAAGAGCCAGCACCCGCTCCTCCAGTGCCGGCCAAAAGAATTGGGTTGGGTAGACAGTTTGGAAGGTTGGGTGGCGCCGTGGCAGGTAAAGGGCGGCGAAACCCATAGCGACTGATTCCAGTTTGGTTATATAGATAGGTATTGAGCGTTATTTGCCTGGTGTGTCGACTTGATGCGGAAGTACAGTTGACAGCGTCCAAGGTTCATTAATGTATAGTATCGGGCCAAGGATCAAATAAAACAAGCTCAGCGTCGTCGCTTAACAGGACTTTCACGTTCCACTAAGCCTTCAAAGACAGCATCACGCTGCGATTCTACAGAACGTAATtgatctcgaagctcttcgagtTCAGCCCTGGCCACATCTGGATTGCTAGGAAGACCTTGAAAGGTGGCCAGCTGGACGTCGAGCTCCTTCTTTCGTGATAACACTGACAGGTATTCTTGTTCGTCACGAGCAAGGTCGGCAATGGTCGGGTGCGAGGAGTCGGCGGATGCAGCCAGAGCAGCAACCTTGTCTTGAAGCTCAGGTAGCTTGGCGGACAAtgccttgaccttgcgctGCATGTCGAGGTTCTGTTTGGCCAAATGTGCTGGAGGCTGGTAGTCATCTGTCTGTagctctttgagaagttCCTTTATTCGAGCTGCTTCGTCGTCGATATGTTTGTGGAGGACCTCGACGCGGGCC
Protein-coding regions in this window:
- a CDS encoding DNA repair and recombination protein RAD54 and RAD54-like protein, which translates into the protein MDANIQRALNDKLYDKRKIGALELERVIRDLVSVKDYQRVHDILEQLCNDYAYAVHQPHARNGGLIGLAAAAIALGPELPRYLAKIVPPVLACFTDQDARVRYYACEAMYNIAKVAKGEILVYFNSIFDQLCKLGADSELSVKNGAELLDRLVKDIVSESAASYVSILETPPEFDGDDKVSLGENSHLPTAFSLPRFIPLLKERIWVINPFTRQFLVGWITLLDSIPDLELVTYLPDFLGGLLKFLSDQNSDVRVATQTCLDKFLNEIKRIARIKKGILESKRSKEGAKRKRQDSIDSESINPDFEEGDELDSDAALDDDDDSGEDWIPGQDVEINYKEILQILTATLDSPLEEDCLLESLRWVVEFLDICPEEVLPFTPKILAHMLPAMASTKETIHQAATRVNTCLMDYVVSLSDDSELSQPPPPAQPPQHLSTSRLSVPGEKGPESNNSNRASLSSSRDLDLRSPTPAQGRSISTPADISVTQTQADLDYAAAVNSLTLLFLNDHEATRVAALTWLIMLHRKAPRKVLAFNDGTFPALLKTLSDPSDAVVTKDLQLLSQISRNTEDDYFANFMVNLLQLFSTDRKLLETRGNLIIRQLCLSLSPERIYRTLADCIEKEEDVEFASIMVQNLNNNLITAPQLADVRKRLRNLETKDGQTLFVALFRSWCYNAVATFSLCLLAQAYEQAYNLLQIFGELDMTVNMLIQVDKLVQLIESPVFTYLRLQLLEPEKYPYLYKCMYGILMLLPQSSAFAALKNRLNSVSSIGYLHAAPRT
- a CDS encoding DNA repair and recombination protein RAD54 and RAD54-like protein produces the protein MDANIQRALNDKLYDKRKIGALELERVIRDLVSVKDYQRVHDILEQLCNDYAYAVHQPHARNGGLIGLAAAAIALGPELPRYLAKIVPPVLACFTDQDARVRYYACEAMYNIAKVAKGEILVYFNSIFDQLCKLGADSELSVKNGAELLDRLVKDIVSESAASYVSILETPPEFDGDDKVSLGENSHLPTAFSLPRFIPLLKERIWVINPFTRQFLVGWITLLDSIPDLELVTYLPDFLGGLLKFLSDQNSDVRVATQTCLDKFLNEIKRIARIKKGILESKRSKEGAKRKRQDSIDSESINPDFEEGDELDSDAALDDDDDSGEDWIPGQDVEINYKEILQILTATLDSPLEEDCLLESLRWVVEFLDICPEEVLPFTPKILAHMLPAMASTKETIHQAATRVNTCLMDYVVSLSDDSELSQPPPPAQPPQHLSTSRLSVPGEKGPESNNSNRASLSSSRDLDLRSPTPAQGRSISTPADISVTQTQADLDYAAAVNSLTLLFLNDHEATRVAALTWLIMLHRKAPRKVLAFNDGTFPALLKTLSDPSDAVVTKDLQLLSQISRNTEDDYFANFMVNLLQLFSTDRKLLETRGNLIIRQLCLSLSPERIYRTLADCIEKEEDVEFASIMVQNLNNNLITAPQLADVRKRLRNLETKDGQTLFVALFRSWCYNAVATFSLCLLAQAYEQAYNLLQIFGELDMTVNMLIQVDKLVQLIESPVFTYLRLQLLEPEKYPYLYKCMYGILMLLPQSSAFAALKNRLNSVSSIGYLHAAPRTAPPATSSSNFDRPNRLKSREDGNIRWVELLEKFRSVQERARRAQRQNNMDGDEIPPIGVSELRIGDGAVDVKGKETRGVGLQTIPQKEPAPAPPVPAKRIGLGRQFGRLGGAVAGKGRRNP